One Deinococcus sp. Leaf326 genomic window, TTGAGGACATGGCCCCTCGACCAGGACTGACAGCGGACCTTATCATCGCCAACGCGGCGGAACTGGCAGACACCGTGGGTCTCCAGGGGTTTACCTTCAAGGAGCTGGCTGAGAAGTGCGGCGTCAAAACCCCCTCGCTGTATAACCACGTCCCCAGTTTGGAGGCAGTTCACCAGGGTCTGGCTCTGCTGGCGGTTCGGGAGCTGGCGGTCCGGATGCGCCGGGGAGCAGTAGGGCTTCAGGGACTGGACGCGCTACGAAGCGTCGCCCATGCTGAGCGGCAGTTCGCACGGGAGCGTCCCGGCCTATTCGCTGCCATCCAACGGCACGTGGAAGATCAAGATGAGGAGTTGCGGGTGGCAGGGCACGAGCTGCTGGAGATCCTCCTGGCAGTGCTGCGCGGCTACCCCTTGGAGGGGCAG contains:
- a CDS encoding TetR/AcrR family transcriptional regulator; this translates as MAPRPGLTADLIIANAAELADTVGLQGFTFKELAEKCGVKTPSLYNHVPSLEAVHQGLALLAVRELAVRMRRGAVGLQGLDALRSVAHAERQFARERPGLFAAIQRHVEDQDEELRVAGHELLEILLAVLRGYPLEGQAMIHAARATHAALIGFVLLESKQSFGLPTQVDASFEWLIGMLDAGLRTANRSDSIALVGENGLIRADIGLK